In Neomonachus schauinslandi chromosome 6, ASM220157v2, whole genome shotgun sequence, a genomic segment contains:
- the PCBD1 gene encoding pterin-4-alpha-carbinolamine dehydratase: MAGKAHRLSAEEREQLLPNLRAVGWNELEGRDAIFKQFHFKDFNRAFGFMTRVALQAEKLDHHPEWFNVYNKVHITLSTHECAGLSERDINLASFIEQVAVSMT; the protein is encoded by the exons ATG GCTGGCAAAGCGCACAGGCTAAGTGCTGAGGAGCGGGAGCAGTTGCTGCCTAACCTGAGGGCTGTGGGGTGGAACGAGCTGGAAGGCCGAGACGCCATCTTCAAGCAGTTCCATTTCAAAGACTTCAACCGG GCTTTTGGCTTCATGACGAGGGTGGCCCTGCAGGCTGAGAAACTGGACCACCATCCTGAATGGTTTAACGTGTACAACAAG GTCCACATCACCCTGAGCACCCACGAGTGTGCCGGCCTTTCGGAACGGGACATAAACCTGGCCAGCTTCATCGAACAAGTAGCAGTGTCCATGACCTAG